The proteins below come from a single Bombyx mori chromosome 7, ASM3026992v2 genomic window:
- the LOC134199107 gene encoding uncharacterized protein LOC134199107, whose protein sequence is MYKLLTSIIANELYEHCETNDILAPEQRGCRRRARGCKDHLMINKAILEDAHQCQKNLSMGWVDYRKAFDSISHDWLLKVLELYKCSPTIIDFLKKVMPSWKVIMAARGVNSSVTTDLIAVRRGIFQGDSLSPLLFCLGINPLSFLLNKYIQKGYKLKNNTAINHLLYMDDLKLYANNKNSLKVLLDSTEIFTRDIGMEFGLNKCNVLHLTSGRRAEHQSEGHILLSGLNFEHLKEDENYKYLGIDEAGKIDHKRIQDQVKREYFKRVKCITNTQLSARNLITAINTYATPVLLYTFGIINYKNSDLNKIDIKTRKILTLNKAQQQKADIERLYLPIEEGGRGLINIEMLHKTQIIKFRQYLNNEQDQIIKAIVKHDKHRDKHSIHKDGKNNAVRIELTENRNYTDTEIKKAVIKTGISKWKEKPLHGQFRRSVIEKGNIDREYSFRWLKKQIVSPTLESSVFAIQDQAVITRQIERDILKKSVDGKCRLCLAKDESIEHIISGCEKLAGTYYVNRHNNIVKYIWWAIGRKHNFELDSLWWKVNLTQPQIKENSSAKLMWEIPVQTDVTIKHNRPDIIYIDKTENKTYLIDVTVPSDYNIGPKELEKLSKYHPLKVELTRLWNTHTETIPIVIGATGVVAKSIHRYINKLEANINIHIIQKQAAIHTCTIISKVLGNTVFINSRESEPPLP, encoded by the coding sequence ATGTATAAACTCCTCACCTCTATAATTGCAAACGAACTATACGAACACTGCGAAACTAATGATATATTAGCTCCAGAACAAAGAGGATGTAGGCGTCGCGCTCGGGGCTGTAAGGATCATCTCATGATTAATAAAGCAATCCTGGAAGACGCCCATCAGTGTCAGAAAAATCTTAGTATGGGCTGGGTTGATTATCGAAAGGCCTTTGATAGTATTTCCCATGACTGGCTACTTAAAGTTCTTGAATTGTATAAATGCTCACCTACTATCATTGACTTTCTAAAAAAGGTTATGCCCTCATGGAAGGTGATCATGGCGGCCCGTGGCGTGAATTCCTCTGTGACAACAGACCTAATAGCTGTCCGCCGTGGTATCTTCCAAGGCGATTCGCTGTCACCACTACTGTTTTGCTTAGGTATAAATCCCTTATCATTCCTTctgaataaatacatacaaaaagggtacaaacttaaaaacaaTACAGCTATTAACCATTTATTATACATGGATGATTTAAAGTTATATGCCAACAATAAGAACAGCCTCAAAGTTTTACTTGATAGCACAGAGATTTTTACTAGAGACATAGGAATGGAATTTGGCTTAAATAAATGCAATGTGCTTCATTTAACATCTGGAAGGAGAGCTGAGCACCAGAGCGAAGGTCACATACTGTTGAGTGGCTTAAACTTCGAACATTTGAAGGAAgacgaaaattataaatacttagGTATAGATGAAGCAGGCAAAATAGATCATAAAAGAATTCAGGATCAGGTGAAAAGAGAGTACTTCAAAAGAGTAAAATGCATCACTAACACACAACTTAGCGCGAGAAACCTCATAACGGCCATCAACACTTATGCCACACCAGTTCTTTTATACACGTTTGGAataataaactacaaaaatagtGACTTAAACAAAATAGATATAAAGACAAGGAAGATACTCACTTTGAATAAAGCCCAACAACAAAAAGCGGATATCGAAAGACTCTATTTACCCATAGAAGAAGGAGGCAGAGGActtataaatatagaaatgttACACAAAACTCAGATTATTAAATTTAGGcaatatttaaacaatgaaCAGGACCAAATCATAAAAGCAATAGTTAAACACGATAAACATAGAGATAAACATTCAATACACAAAGATGGTAAAAATAATGCAGTAAGAATAGAATTAACAGAAAACAGAAACTACACCGATACTGAAATTAAGAAAGCAGTAATAAAGACTGGCATCAGTAAATGGAAAGAGAAACCGCTACATGGACAATTCCGTAGGTCCGTTATAGAGAAGGGTAATATAGATCGAGAGTATTCGTTCCGCTGGCTTAAGAAACAAATCGTGTCCCCCACGTTAGAATCTTCAGTATTCGCTATACAAGATCAGGCAGTAATTACGAGACAAATAGAAAGAGATATTCTAAAGAAATCTGTCGATGGTAAATGTCGCCTATGCCTAGCAAAAGACGAGTCCATAGAGCATATAATCTCGGGATGTGAAAAACTGGCCGGCACTTACTATGTGAACAGACATAACAACATAGTAAAGTATATTTGGTGGGCAATAGGAAGAAAACACAATTTTGAATTAGACTCGCTATGGTGGAAGGTGAATTTGACTCAACCTCAGATAAAAGAAAACAGCTCCGCGAAGCTAATGTGGGAGATACCAGTGCAGACGGACGTTACAATAAAGCACAATAGACCAGATATAATATACATAGACAAgacagaaaataaaacctacTTAATAGATGTAACTGTACCATCTGACTACAATATAGGACCAAAAGAACTGGAAAAACTTAGTAAATATCACCCCTTAAAAGTAGAACTAACACGACTCTGGAATACACACACAGAAACCATCCCCATAGTAATAGGCGCAACAGGCGTAGTGGCAAAAagtatacatagatacataaacAAACTGGAAGcaaatataaacatacacataatacaaaaacaagcagCCATACACACGTGCACAATAATAAGTAAAGTTTTGGGTAATACAGTTTTCATAAATTCAAGGGAGTCCGAACCTCCTCTTCCCTGA